From the genome of Desulfobaculum xiamenense:
CAAGAAGACAGCCGGCAAGAACAAGAAGAAAAAGAAGTAATCCCGGATCGTTGCGGGCATCGGTGTGTGCCCGGTTCCGGCTCGGATCGCGGTCGAGTGGCTGCGAGTTACGCGCAGACTGCTTGCATTTTCTTTCAATTGTAATACTATCTATCAGAATGGGGGAAACCACATGGCTCTGAAACTGAGACTGACCCGCATGGGTTCCAAGAAGCGTCCCTTCTACAGGATTATCGCCGTCGAGAGCACCACGCGCCGTGATGGCCGTGCGCTTGATTTCCTGGGTCACTACAATCCCATGGTCAAGCCTGCTGAGATCGTCGTCGATTCCGAGAAGGTGCAGAAGTGGATGGAGCGCGGCGCCACGCCGTCCGACACCGTCCGTTCCCTGCTGAAAAAGGCCGAGTCTGCCAGCGAGTAGCATCCGTTCGTACGGACACCACGCGGCGAAGTGTTCGCACACCCCGTCGATTCCCTAGCCGGAGGTCATCATGTTGAAGGATCTGATTTCCTATATTGCGAAATCCTTGGTCGACAATCCTGAGGCGGTCGAGGTTTCGGAAATCGAGGGAGAGCAGACTTCG
Proteins encoded in this window:
- the rpsP gene encoding 30S ribosomal protein S16; the protein is MALKLRLTRMGSKKRPFYRIIAVESTTRRDGRALDFLGHYNPMVKPAEIVVDSEKVQKWMERGATPSDTVRSLLKKAESASE